In a genomic window of Gloeothece verrucosa PCC 7822:
- a CDS encoding Dyp-type peroxidase, giving the protein MALTEDNLNEVLEDGIDTENPGIYQVLLEDLQGNILKGHGRDYSVFLFLQWKPDDINAAKQWLQEFSKNYVTSAQQQSEQALRYRRENIPGGIFTNVYLTRKGYEVLGYEPYQIPGDQPFRMGMKDPEIRGLLNDPEVKDWEKGYQQEIHALILIAEDDLVDLLQFVNRINQDLRLVADIVHREDGFILRNKAGQIIEHFGFVDGVSQPLFTKRDIVKARTNDCNFSQWDSRANLGILLVKDPNGKTEDSYGSYLVYRKLEQNVAAFRRDKRKLAETLNIGEELAGALAVGRFYDGTPVTKSNIPTYAVTPSNNFNYEQDTQGLKCPFHAHIRKTNPRGDTGRVVSSPGFEEAVAVERIHRIARRAVSYGENDPTQEPETGAGLLFLCFQADIENQFNFMQIRWANPKNFIEVNTGPDPIIGQPEGNQKWPKEWGKPEKVDYTFKLWAFMKGGEYFFAPSISFLTHIASET; this is encoded by the coding sequence ATGGCACTGACAGAAGACAATTTAAATGAGGTATTAGAAGACGGGATTGATACAGAAAATCCCGGAATATATCAAGTCTTGCTCGAAGACTTACAAGGCAATATTTTAAAAGGGCATGGGCGAGACTACAGTGTATTTTTATTCCTACAATGGAAACCCGATGATATTAACGCGGCTAAACAATGGTTACAAGAGTTTTCTAAAAATTATGTCACCTCTGCCCAACAACAGTCAGAACAAGCCCTTCGCTATCGACGGGAAAATATTCCAGGCGGGATATTTACCAATGTTTACTTAACTCGTAAAGGTTATGAAGTTCTTGGCTATGAACCCTATCAAATTCCCGGCGATCAGCCTTTTAGAATGGGCATGAAAGATCCGGAAATTCGGGGTCTTTTAAACGATCCAGAAGTAAAAGATTGGGAAAAAGGTTATCAACAAGAAATTCATGCCTTAATTTTGATCGCCGAAGATGATTTAGTTGATTTATTACAATTTGTTAACCGCATTAACCAAGACCTGCGTTTAGTAGCAGATATTGTGCATCGAGAAGATGGTTTTATCCTTAGAAATAAAGCCGGACAAATTATCGAGCATTTTGGGTTTGTTGATGGGGTAAGTCAACCTTTATTTACTAAAAGAGATATTGTCAAGGCTCGCACTAATGATTGTAATTTTAGTCAATGGGATTCTCGAGCTAATTTAGGTATTCTCTTAGTTAAAGACCCCAATGGAAAAACTGAGGATAGTTATGGCAGTTATTTAGTTTATCGAAAACTTGAACAAAATGTTGCCGCATTTCGACGGGATAAACGAAAATTAGCCGAAACTTTAAATATTGGAGAGGAATTAGCCGGTGCATTAGCAGTCGGTCGTTTTTATGACGGAACACCTGTTACAAAATCTAATATTCCCACTTATGCCGTGACTCCTTCTAATAATTTTAATTATGAGCAAGATACTCAGGGGTTAAAATGTCCTTTCCATGCTCATATTCGTAAGACTAACCCGCGTGGCGATACCGGACGAGTAGTATCCTCACCGGGTTTTGAGGAAGCAGTAGCAGTCGAAAGAATTCATCGAATTGCGAGACGGGCTGTTAGTTATGGAGAAAATGACCCAACTCAAGAACCCGAAACTGGCGCAGGCTTATTATTTCTTTGTTTTCAAGCTGATATTGAAAATCAGTTTAACTTTATGCAAATAAGATGGGCTAATCCTAAGAATTTTATTGAAGTTAATACCGGCCCTGACCCTATCATTGGTCAACCCGAAGGAAACCAAAAGTGGCCAAAAGAATGGGGAAAACCTGAAAAAGTCGATTACACTTTTAAACTGTGGGCTTTTATGAAAGGGGGTGAATATTTCTTTGCTCCTAGTATCAGTTTTTTAACCCATATAGCTAGTGAAACTTGA
- a CDS encoding VOC family protein, producing MITCTTTLKAKHGQEANLEKLMLVLVDKVQSSEPDTKLFQFVRSVDQPGKYLFFEQYADQAALTFHQNTEYLPKIVQEMMNYLEQPPEILTFGPVVPEGSQQPNGHGYPHLCQGEVSTYFHIGVIVPDLKEAIKNFSEVLGITFTDPQYFHIPRLEDPEPHRHDPYVAFSRQGPPYYELIEASGDGIFSAKHEGKILYLGVWEKDMKARIEALEKEGIAIDAWFRNQEGSIPFTVITSPQGPLGIRIEYVDQSVRNTIEHWVETNSINPADVTGG from the coding sequence ATGATTACCTGTACTACAACCTTAAAAGCCAAACACGGACAAGAAGCAAATTTAGAAAAACTCATGCTTGTACTGGTAGACAAAGTACAAAGCTCTGAGCCAGATACTAAGCTGTTTCAATTCGTGCGTTCGGTGGATCAGCCTGGAAAGTATCTCTTTTTTGAACAGTATGCCGATCAAGCCGCTTTAACATTTCATCAAAACACGGAATATTTGCCAAAAATAGTGCAAGAAATGATGAATTACCTAGAGCAGCCTCCGGAAATTCTTACCTTTGGCCCGGTTGTTCCAGAAGGGTCTCAACAACCCAATGGTCACGGTTATCCTCACTTGTGTCAAGGTGAAGTAAGTACCTATTTTCATATAGGTGTCATCGTTCCCGACCTTAAAGAAGCCATAAAAAACTTTTCCGAGGTTTTGGGAATTACCTTCACTGACCCACAATATTTTCACATTCCTCGCCTAGAAGACCCCGAACCTCATCGCCATGATCCCTATGTGGCCTTTTCCAGACAAGGCCCGCCTTACTACGAATTAATTGAGGCAAGCGGAGATGGCATTTTTTCGGCCAAGCATGAAGGTAAAATTCTTTACCTAGGCGTATGGGAAAAAGACATGAAAGCCCGCATCGAGGCTTTAGAAAAAGAGGGAATTGCTATTGATGCTTGGTTCCGTAACCAAGAGGGTAGCATACCGTTCACGGTTATTACCAGCCCTCAAGGCCCTTTGGGTATTCGTATAGAATACGTTGACCAAAGTGTGCGTAATACCATTGAACATTGGGTAGAAACCAATTCAATTAATCCGGCTGATGTTACAGGTGGATAG